A region from the Benincasa hispida cultivar B227 chromosome 12, ASM972705v1, whole genome shotgun sequence genome encodes:
- the LOC120067160 gene encoding uncharacterized protein LOC120067160: MGCFLACFGFHKHRKKCHSQADGVTISNQIHLSYEPLDSSQITTCDTSEKLEIQNSKPRSHSLFRDRAKEKPWVKIRKKVSFNLNVQTYEPVPDDDYFLENDDVVKTEEHCQETTARTDSTPLPNKAFTASNSGTYPQNHRYQNCEDNYDDEEDDSGNGESDMDDDSELDENHDENNDVFRSCELDTNIVDRSQQVHSVLKPIENLTQWRTAKAKARSITKHQMQNKIKTSEQAKSPVIFSSNTSSIQSPLKSRSNLCLPDTQMQENDLVHSSLSDWLVRTA; the protein is encoded by the exons ATGGGGTGTTTTCTTGCTTGTTTCGGGTTTCATAAGCATAGAAAGAAATGTCATTCACAGGCCGATGGAGTCACAATAAGCAACCAA ATACATCTAAGCTATGAGCCTTTAGATTCCTCCCAAATTACAACTTGTGATACTAGCGAGAAGCTCGAAATACAGAATTCTAAACCAAG ATCCCATTCCCTTTTCAGGGATAGAGCTAAGGAGAAGCCTTGGGTCAAAATCAGGAAGAAAGTTAGCTTTAATCTAAACGTCCAGACCTATGAACCTGTCCCAGATGATGACTATTTCCTAGAGAATGATGATGTGGTAAAAACTGAAGAACATTGCCAAGAAACAACAGCTAGAACTGATTCCACACCACTCCCAAACAAGGCATTTACAGCCTCCAATTCAGGAACTTACCCTCAAAACCACAGATACCAGAATTGTGAGGATAAttatgatgatgaagaagatgattctGGAAATGGTGAGAGTGATATGGATGATGATAGTGAACTTGATGAAAATCATGATGAGAACAATGATGTGTTTAGATCATGTGAGTTGGACACTAATATTGTAGACAGGAGCCAACAAGTTCATTCTGTACTAAAACCAATAGAAAATCTTACTCAATGGAGGACAGCTAAAGCAAAAGCAAGGTCAATTACTAAGCATCAGATGCAAAACAAGATTAAGACATCAGAGCAGGCAAAGTCTCCAGTAATTTTCAGTTCAAACACAAGTTCAATTCAATCACCATTGAAGTCAAGATCAAATTTGTGCTTACCTGATACTCAAATGCAAGAAAATGATCTGGTGCATTCAAGCCTCTCAGATTGGTTGGTCAGAACTGCATAA
- the LOC120067017 gene encoding heterogeneous nuclear ribonucleoprotein 1-like: protein MDSDQGKLFIGGISWETSEDKLKDYFSNYGEVMHTVVMRDKITSRPRGFGFVVFADPSVLDRVLQDKHTIDGKTVEAKRALSREEQQTPARASNSNATRNSGSGGGGNMKTKKIFVGGLPPTLTEEGFKEYFEAYGHVTDVVVMYDQNTRRPRGFGFISFDTEEAVDRVLHKTFHDLNGKQVEVKRALPKDANPGAGGRSMGGGAGSGGYQGYGSSGGVNSNSYDNRMDSNRYMQSQGSSGGFPPYGSSGYNNPGYGYGSSNNGMGYGGYGNYSGSNTGYGAPAAVAYGNPNVANAGYGSGPQGGPRNSWSGQASSGYGAMGYGNAAPWGGAPGGNAGAGSGGPGSAPTGHSPGGAAAGYGNQGYGYGGFGNQGYGYGGGDGSYGSQSGYGTTGGRSGSASNSNVGGGPSGGELQGNNAFMGNGYGDANGNTGYGNAAWRSDGGQVGYTGGYAGGQARQAQQQ, encoded by the exons ATGGATTCGGATCAGGGGAAGCTTTTTATTGGTGGGATTTCATGGGAGACCTCCGAGGATAAGCTAAAGGATTACTTTAGCAACTATGGTGAAGTTATGCATACGGTCGTTATGAGGGATAAGATCACTAGCAGACCTAGAGGGTTTGGCTTTGTTGTCTTTGCAGATCCCTCTGTTCTCGATCGAGTTCTTCAGGATAAGCACACTATCGATGGTAAAACG GTTGAGGCCAAGAGGGCCTTATCACGGGAGGAACAGCAGACCCCTGCCAGAGCAAGCAATTCTAATGCTACTAGAAACTCTGGCAGTGGTGGTGGTGGAAACatgaaaaccaaaaaaattttTGTTGGTGGATTGCCTCCAACATTGACTGAAGAAGGATTTAAGGAGTACTTTGAGGCTTATGGCCATGTAACTGATGTAGTAGTCATGTATGATCAAAATACTAGGCGTCCACGGGGATTTGGATTTATTTCTTTTGATACTGAAGAAGCTGTTGACAGAGTTTTGCACAAGACATTTCATGATTTGAATGGTAAACAAGTAGAAGTTAAGCGTGCCCTTCCCAAAGATGCCAATCCAGGTGCAGGTGGCCGTTCAATGGGTGGTGGTGCTGGTAGTGGTGGTTATCAAGGTTATGGGTCATCTGGTGGTGTCAATTCAAATTCTTATGATAATCGTATGGATTCCAATAGGTACATGCAATCTCAGGGCTCTAGTGGAGGTTTCCCACCTTATGGTTCCTCTGGATACAATAATCCTGGGTATGGGTATGGTTCATCGAACAATGGTATGGGATACGGTGGTTATGGAAATTACAGTGGTTCAAATACTGGGTATGGTGCCCCTGCAGCAGTAGCCTATGGTAACCCAAATGTCGCCAATGCTGGTTATGGGAGTGGTCCTCAAGGTGGACCAAGAAATTCATGGTCAGGTCAAGCTTCCTCTGGGTATGGAGCCATGGGTTATGGGAATGCAGCTCCTTGGGGTGGTGCTCCTGGGGGCAATGCTGGAGCTGGCAGTGGAGGACCTGGATCTGCACCCACAGGTCACTCTCCTGGTGGAGCTGCTGCTGGGTATGGCAATCAGGGTTATGGATATGGTGGGTTTGGGAATCAAGGTTATGGTTATGGTGGAGGTGATGGCTCGTATGGGAGTCAATCTGGTTATGGTACAACCGGAGGACGATCTGGTAGTGCCTCAAATAGCAATGTTGGGGGTGGTCCAAGTGGGGGAGAATTACAGGGTAACAATGCTTTCATGGGTAATGGCTATGGGGATGCAAATGGAAACACTGGTTATGGAAATGCTGCATGGAGATCTGATGGAGGACAAGTAGGTTATACAGGTGGTTATGCCGGTGGACAAGCTCGACAAGCCCAACAACAGTAA
- the LOC120067159 gene encoding uncharacterized protein LOC120067159 — MASLATHLSSSLFLVPIGVRRLLCSSSIYLKNPSLYRSKTWYLSEPKWKNFDLYSLILLLPIAAFSEIFLFLAFSGNPTYRFAFSQQSVAIFLFWALAILIILRENVDPLLVSESCIFVFAGIAFLIEYSVIGKGITGLGGAFYQISGGLTLLCACCCLYLSMKPSAFFAEFLLSSGLTFKGTWLFQVGLSLYTNAFALKGCRAMLVLPATGDAFVHCELEEDGLRGIALMNLIFIGHAVLVLILGLGLICLLSSNRKFRFGEGNGPLLAELGPETMLIRSSPEIEME; from the coding sequence ATGGCGTCACTAGCAACGCATCTCTCCTCCTCCCTCTTCCTCGTTCCCATCGGCGTTCGTCGGCTCCTCTGTTCGTCCTCCATCTACCTCAAAAACCCATCTCTTTACCGATCAAAAACCTGGTACTTATCAGAACCCAAATGGAAAAATTTCGATTTATATTCACTCATCCTCCTCCTCCCCATCGCCGCCTTCTCtgaaattttccttttccttgcATTTTCCGGAAACCCCACTTACAGATTCGCTTTCTCCCAACAATCAGTGGCCATTTTCTTGTTCTGGGCACTCGCCATTCTCATCATTTTGAGGGAAAATGTCGACCCTCTTCTTGTAAGTGAGAGTTGCATCTTCGTTTTTGCTGGAATCGCTTTTCTTATTGAGTATTCTGTAATTGGCAAAGGGATTACTGGTCTTGGTGGTGCTTTTTATCAAATCTCTGGAGGATTAACCCTTCTTTGTGCTTGTTGCTGCTTGTATTTGTCTATGAAACCATCTGCATTTTTCGCCGAATTTCTACTTTCCTCTGGTTTAACGTTTAAGGGTACATGGCTGTTTCAAGTTGGGTTGTCTTTGTATACCAATGCATTTGCTTTGAAGGGTTGTCGTGCAATGTTAGTCTTGCCTGCTACTGGAGATGCTTTTGTACATTGTGAGCTTGAGGAAGATGGTCTACGGGGCATTGCTTTgatgaatttaattttcattggCCATGCTGTTTTAGTTTTGATCTTGGGTTTAGGTTTGATTTGCTTATTGTCAAGCAACAGGAAGTTTCGGTTCGGCGAGGGGAATGGCCCATTGTTGGCTGAGCTTGGACCAGAGACGATGCTGATTCGCTCATCCCCCGAGATTGAAATGGAGTGA